Proteins from one Pseudarthrobacter sp. BIM B-2242 genomic window:
- a CDS encoding FadR/GntR family transcriptional regulator: MWSDHINYYGDMRTHQLVLTWIEKQLSDGELSVGGRLPAERTLAEKLGVSRTSVREAIRILEAMGVVRAGVGSGPEAGTVVISDPTAALGSALRLHVATQHLPVADIVETRVLLESWAAARARADAPQLEQAATLLDEMDAVGHGSREADAFLALDVRFHLCLADAAGNAVVSAMMGSLRESIQGYAATLTANLPEWDATAQRLQAEHRGILAAIRNGDGGLAAKLVADHIEGYYREAGVRHAPKS, translated from the coding sequence ATGTGGTCCGACCACATCAACTACTATGGCGATATGCGTACGCACCAACTTGTCCTGACGTGGATCGAAAAGCAGCTCTCCGACGGGGAACTGAGCGTGGGCGGACGGCTGCCTGCCGAGCGGACCCTTGCTGAGAAGCTGGGCGTCTCGCGGACCTCGGTGCGGGAGGCCATCCGGATCCTGGAGGCCATGGGTGTGGTCCGGGCCGGGGTCGGTTCCGGTCCGGAAGCCGGCACCGTGGTCATTTCGGATCCGACGGCGGCGCTCGGCTCGGCGCTGCGGCTCCACGTTGCCACGCAGCACCTGCCCGTCGCGGACATTGTAGAGACGCGCGTCTTGCTGGAATCCTGGGCAGCCGCCCGGGCCAGGGCTGACGCACCCCAGCTGGAACAGGCGGCGACGCTCCTGGACGAAATGGACGCCGTCGGACACGGCAGCCGGGAGGCGGATGCCTTCCTCGCGCTGGATGTCCGGTTTCATCTTTGTCTGGCCGACGCTGCCGGCAACGCCGTGGTCAGTGCCATGATGGGGTCCCTGCGCGAGTCCATCCAAGGCTATGCCGCCACGCTGACGGCCAACCTCCCGGAGTGGGACGCCACGGCGCAGCGCCTCCAGGCTGAGCACCGCGGCATTCTGGCCGCCATCCGGAACGGCGACGGCGGCCTCGCGGCCAAGCTCGTCGCTGACCACATCGAGGGCTACTACCGGGAAGCCGGGGTCAGGCACGCGCCGAAGTCTTGA
- a CDS encoding alpha-hydroxy acid oxidase: MTHTIQPNNPETTPAPDATDIPATDTVPRATPSSVVPAALKRRVPKYSDLAPLMQFKKPEFSRTAKLKRASTIWELRDMAKRRTPQAPFDYTDGAAEEEITLRRARQAFLDIEFRPGILRNVSEIDLTTDILGKPSRLPVGIAPTGFTRMMQSEGEYAGSQAAEAAGIPYTLSTMGTASIEDVAAAAPNGRNWFQLYLWTDRERSLELIERAAKAGNDTLMVTVDTAVAGARLRDVRNGMTIPPALTVKTVLDASYRPAWWFNFLTHEPLTFASLSRYTGTVADLINSMFDPTLTFEDLDWLRETWKGNLVVKGIQTVEDARKVVDHGADGIVLSNHGGRQLDRAPIPFHLLPEVSAALKADNSEAAIILDTGIMSGADIVAALALGADFTLIGRAYLYGLMAGGRAGVDRAIQILEKDMARTMALLGVSSISELTPDHVRLLNK; this comes from the coding sequence ATGACCCACACCATCCAGCCGAACAATCCCGAGACCACCCCGGCTCCGGATGCAACGGACATTCCAGCCACCGACACCGTCCCGCGCGCCACGCCGTCGTCGGTTGTGCCTGCGGCACTCAAGCGCCGGGTCCCCAAGTACTCGGACCTCGCCCCGCTCATGCAGTTCAAAAAGCCCGAGTTCAGCCGCACCGCGAAACTCAAGCGCGCAAGCACCATCTGGGAACTGCGCGATATGGCCAAGCGCCGCACCCCGCAGGCCCCGTTCGACTACACCGATGGTGCGGCCGAGGAAGAAATCACCCTGCGCCGCGCGCGCCAGGCGTTCCTGGACATCGAATTCCGGCCCGGTATCCTGCGGAACGTCTCGGAGATCGACCTGACCACCGACATCCTGGGCAAGCCCTCCCGGCTGCCCGTGGGCATCGCCCCCACCGGCTTCACCCGGATGATGCAGTCCGAGGGCGAATATGCCGGCTCGCAGGCTGCCGAAGCCGCCGGCATCCCCTATACCCTTTCCACTATGGGCACCGCCTCCATCGAGGACGTGGCCGCCGCCGCCCCGAACGGCCGCAACTGGTTCCAGCTCTACCTGTGGACGGACCGCGAGCGGTCCCTCGAACTGATCGAGCGCGCCGCCAAGGCCGGAAACGACACCCTGATGGTCACGGTGGACACCGCCGTCGCAGGCGCCCGCCTCCGCGACGTCCGCAACGGCATGACCATCCCGCCGGCACTGACCGTCAAAACCGTGCTGGACGCGTCCTACCGCCCGGCCTGGTGGTTCAACTTCCTCACGCACGAGCCGCTGACCTTCGCCTCGCTCTCCCGCTACACCGGCACCGTGGCTGACCTCATCAACTCCATGTTCGACCCCACGCTGACCTTCGAGGACCTGGACTGGCTGCGCGAAACCTGGAAGGGCAACCTGGTGGTCAAGGGCATCCAGACCGTGGAGGATGCCCGGAAGGTGGTGGACCACGGCGCCGACGGCATCGTGCTCTCCAACCACGGCGGCCGCCAGCTGGACCGCGCACCCATCCCGTTCCATCTGCTGCCGGAGGTTTCCGCTGCCCTGAAGGCGGACAACTCCGAGGCCGCCATCATCCTGGACACCGGCATCATGAGCGGCGCGGACATCGTGGCCGCGCTGGCCCTCGGTGCCGACTTCACCTTGATCGGCCGGGCGTACCTCTACGGCCTGATGGCCGGTGGCCGGGCGGGCGTGGACCGTGCCATCCAGATCCTGGAAAAGGACATGGCCCGCACCATGGCCCTGCTCGGCGTCAGCTCAATCTCCGAGCTCACCCCGGACCACGTCCGCCTGCTCAACAAGTAA
- a CDS encoding helix-turn-helix transcriptional regulator, translated as MVTDDVFAVIAEATRRDILVSLRAGDKAVGELVEELSASQPTISKHLKVLREAQLVSMRAQGQKRYYALNPKPLEGVISWLETFDVGRTASAAASPEAPAAEAGSEPAAAPHLPDDAAVAAVLAREDAELSPAVVIPGGTTTPLSDDTVPQQIGRTVGRAATKAADLLANLPNLPKFGRKK; from the coding sequence ATGGTGACAGACGACGTATTTGCCGTCATTGCGGAAGCAACCCGGCGCGACATCCTGGTATCCCTTCGCGCAGGGGACAAGGCAGTGGGGGAATTGGTGGAGGAACTTTCCGCCAGCCAGCCCACAATTTCCAAGCACCTGAAAGTCCTGCGCGAGGCGCAGCTGGTCAGCATGCGCGCACAGGGCCAGAAGCGTTATTACGCGCTCAACCCCAAGCCGCTGGAAGGCGTCATCAGCTGGCTGGAAACGTTCGACGTCGGCCGGACAGCCAGCGCTGCAGCGTCACCTGAGGCTCCTGCCGCGGAAGCGGGGAGTGAACCCGCCGCGGCACCTCACCTGCCGGATGACGCAGCCGTGGCAGCCGTTCTGGCACGCGAAGACGCAGAGCTGAGCCCCGCCGTCGTAATCCCCGGCGGTACCACCACCCCGCTCAGCGACGACACCGTGCCGCAGCAGATCGGCCGGACCGTGGGCCGCGCCGCCACCAAGGCGGCGGACCTGCTGGCCAACCTCCCGAACCTCCCCAAGTTCGGCCGCAAGAAATAA
- a CDS encoding acetoin utilization protein AcuC, translating into MTFLPGLSQPAPPTMVVWNSAMTAYDFGPVHPMAPARLDLTARLARSLGLFDLEHVSVAAPEVASDAELETVHSPGFVAAVRRVSADPLSPDEARGLGTDDDPAFAGMHEAAARLSGGSLMAASAILDGSALHAVNFGGGLHHAARERASGFCIYNDSALAIQRLLDGGIRRVVYIDVDAHHGDGTESIFWDDPRVLTISLHESGLTLFPGTGFANETGGPQAEGSAANVALPSGTGDAGWLRAFHAVVPQLVGAFQPEVIVSQHGCDSHRRDPLAHLNISVDGQREAATAVGNLAARHCEGRWIATGGGGYSVTDVVPRSWSHLIAIAAGRPVPLRTEVPEDWRAYVLAKFGRDAPDMMGDDVELWWRSWEVGFDPNDAVDRSVMATRKAVFPFHGLDPWFD; encoded by the coding sequence ATGACATTCCTGCCAGGCCTCAGTCAGCCCGCGCCACCAACGATGGTGGTGTGGAATTCCGCCATGACCGCCTACGATTTTGGGCCGGTCCATCCCATGGCCCCGGCCCGCCTGGACCTGACGGCGCGACTGGCCCGGAGCCTGGGACTGTTCGACCTGGAGCACGTTTCCGTTGCCGCCCCTGAGGTCGCTTCAGACGCCGAACTGGAGACCGTCCATTCGCCCGGGTTTGTGGCCGCGGTCCGCCGCGTGAGTGCGGATCCGCTGTCGCCTGATGAAGCCCGGGGCCTGGGCACGGACGATGATCCCGCCTTCGCCGGCATGCACGAGGCTGCCGCGAGGTTGTCGGGCGGATCGCTGATGGCCGCGTCCGCCATCCTTGACGGCTCGGCCCTCCACGCCGTCAACTTCGGCGGCGGCCTGCACCACGCCGCCCGGGAGCGCGCCAGCGGCTTCTGCATCTACAACGACTCCGCGCTGGCAATCCAGAGGCTGCTCGACGGCGGCATCCGCCGGGTGGTGTATATCGACGTCGACGCGCACCACGGGGACGGAACGGAAAGCATCTTCTGGGATGACCCCCGCGTGCTCACCATCTCGCTGCATGAAAGCGGACTCACACTGTTCCCGGGGACCGGCTTCGCCAACGAGACCGGCGGTCCGCAGGCGGAGGGAAGCGCCGCCAATGTGGCGCTTCCCTCGGGCACGGGCGACGCCGGCTGGCTGCGTGCCTTCCACGCCGTGGTGCCGCAACTGGTGGGTGCGTTCCAGCCCGAAGTCATTGTCAGCCAGCACGGCTGCGACTCGCACCGCCGCGACCCTCTGGCCCACCTGAACATCAGCGTGGACGGCCAGCGTGAGGCCGCAACCGCCGTCGGGAATCTTGCCGCGCGGCACTGCGAGGGCCGCTGGATTGCCACGGGCGGTGGCGGGTATAGCGTCACCGACGTCGTTCCGCGGTCCTGGAGCCATCTGATAGCCATAGCCGCCGGACGTCCCGTGCCGTTGCGGACTGAGGTGCCAGAGGATTGGCGCGCCTATGTGCTGGCGAAGTTTGGCCGCGATGCCCCGGACATGATGGGGGATGACGTGGAGCTTTGGTGGCGGTCCTGGGAGGTCGGGTTCGACCCCAACGACGCCGTTGACCGGTCCGTCATGGCCACACGTAAAGCCGTATTCCCCTTCCACGGCCTGGATCCCTGGTTCGACTAA
- a CDS encoding TrkH family potassium uptake protein: MTDRQSRPRNPAPWHPAAPEREGLWMFARLRDFVDDIANTSPARLALTVFAAVCLVFTFILSLPVSSATGTATPLHQAMFTAVSAVCVTGLTVVSTAVHWSFFGQLVILIGIFVGGLGTLTLASLLALMVSKRLGVRGKLIAQEAMNNAGRLGEVGTLLRIVITTSVVIEGVLALALIPRFMTLGEPFWQSVWHGIFYAISSFNNAGFTPHSDGIVPYETDLWILVPLMLGVFLGSLGFPVVMVLQQNGLNWKKWNLHTKLTIQVSFILLFAGTFLWGLMEWDNIRTIGHMDLGDKITHSLFASVMTRSGGFNLVDQNHMESTTMLLTDALMFAGGGSASTAGGIKVTTIAVMFLAIVAEARGDADVKVYGRTIPQGAMRVAISVIVAGATLVSVSAFLLLQISGASLDRVLFETISAFATVGLSTNLSAELPPSGVYVLTALMFAGRVGTVTLAAGLALRQRSQLYHYPEERPIIG; encoded by the coding sequence ATGACGGATCGCCAGTCGAGGCCCCGAAACCCGGCCCCCTGGCACCCTGCCGCACCGGAACGCGAAGGCCTGTGGATGTTCGCGCGGCTGCGCGACTTCGTTGACGACATTGCCAACACCTCGCCCGCCCGGCTGGCCCTGACGGTGTTCGCAGCGGTCTGCCTGGTGTTCACATTCATCCTGTCGCTGCCCGTCTCATCCGCGACCGGTACGGCCACCCCGCTGCACCAGGCAATGTTTACCGCGGTATCGGCTGTGTGTGTCACCGGCCTGACGGTGGTTTCGACGGCGGTGCACTGGTCATTCTTCGGCCAACTCGTCATCCTTATTGGCATCTTCGTGGGCGGCTTGGGAACCCTGACGCTCGCCTCCCTGCTAGCCCTGATGGTGAGCAAGAGGCTTGGCGTCCGCGGCAAGCTCATTGCACAGGAAGCCATGAACAACGCCGGCCGCCTGGGCGAGGTGGGTACACTCCTGCGGATCGTCATCACCACCTCCGTGGTGATCGAAGGTGTGCTGGCCCTGGCACTGATCCCCCGCTTCATGACGCTGGGCGAGCCGTTCTGGCAGTCTGTGTGGCACGGCATCTTCTACGCAATCTCGTCCTTCAACAACGCCGGCTTCACCCCCCATTCAGACGGAATCGTGCCCTACGAGACAGATCTGTGGATCCTGGTCCCGCTGATGCTGGGCGTCTTCCTGGGCAGCCTGGGCTTCCCCGTGGTCATGGTCCTGCAGCAGAACGGCCTCAACTGGAAGAAATGGAACCTGCACACCAAGCTGACCATCCAGGTGTCCTTTATCCTCCTCTTCGCAGGCACCTTCCTCTGGGGGCTCATGGAGTGGGACAACATCCGGACCATCGGCCACATGGACCTCGGCGACAAAATCACCCATTCGCTGTTTGCCTCCGTCATGACCAGGTCCGGCGGCTTCAACCTCGTGGACCAGAACCACATGGAGTCCACCACCATGCTGCTGACGGACGCGCTGATGTTCGCGGGCGGCGGCTCGGCGTCCACAGCGGGCGGTATCAAGGTCACCACCATTGCGGTGATGTTCCTTGCCATCGTTGCTGAGGCCCGCGGCGACGCGGACGTCAAGGTCTACGGCCGGACCATCCCCCAGGGTGCCATGCGGGTGGCCATCTCGGTGATCGTGGCCGGGGCAACGCTCGTCTCCGTCTCGGCGTTCCTGCTCCTGCAGATCAGCGGCGCATCGCTGGACCGGGTGCTCTTCGAAACCATTTCCGCCTTCGCCACGGTGGGGCTGAGCACCAACCTCAGTGCCGAGCTGCCGCCGTCGGGCGTTTACGTCCTTACTGCCCTGATGTTCGCGGGCCGCGTGGGCACGGTAACCCTTGCCGCCGGCCTCGCCCTGCGCCAGCGCAGCCAGCTGTACCACTACCCGGAAGAGAGGCCCATCATTGGCTAA
- a CDS encoding TrkA family potassium uptake protein, giving the protein MLVIGLGRFGSSTAEQLVKQGREVLAIERDRTLVQKWAPLLTHVVEADATNIDALRQLGAQEFSSAVCGVGTSIESSVLITVNLVDLGIEHLWVKAITPSHGKILTRIGANHVIYPEADAGVRAAHLVSGRMLDFIEFDDDFAIVKMYPPRETVGFTLDESKVRSKYGVTIVGVKSPGEDFTYARPETKVSARDMLIVSGHVDLLERFAARP; this is encoded by the coding sequence GTGCTGGTGATCGGATTGGGCCGTTTCGGTTCGTCCACGGCCGAGCAGCTCGTGAAGCAGGGCCGGGAAGTGCTGGCGATCGAGCGCGACCGGACCCTGGTGCAGAAGTGGGCGCCGCTCCTCACACACGTCGTGGAGGCGGACGCCACGAACATCGACGCGCTGCGCCAGCTCGGCGCTCAGGAATTCAGCTCCGCCGTCTGCGGCGTAGGCACGTCCATCGAGTCCTCGGTGCTGATCACCGTGAACCTTGTGGACCTGGGCATCGAGCACCTCTGGGTCAAGGCCATCACGCCCTCGCACGGCAAGATCCTGACCCGGATCGGCGCCAACCACGTGATCTACCCTGAGGCCGACGCCGGCGTCCGCGCCGCGCACCTCGTCTCCGGCCGCATGCTGGACTTCATCGAGTTCGACGACGACTTCGCCATCGTGAAGATGTACCCGCCGCGCGAGACGGTGGGCTTCACCCTGGACGAATCCAAGGTGCGTTCCAAGTACGGCGTGACGATTGTCGGCGTGAAGTCCCCCGGCGAGGACTTCACTTATGCCCGGCCGGAAACCAAGGTGTCGGCCCGTGACATGCTGATCGTGTCCGGCCATGTGGATCTGCTGGAACGGTTCGCCGCCAGGCCTTAA